A window of Streptomyces armeniacus contains these coding sequences:
- a CDS encoding leucine--tRNA ligase, with the protein MSETTTAAETAAPHRYTAALAADIEARWQDFWEKHGTYEAPNPGDGALGGDPETAAKPKKFIMDMFPYPSGAGLHVGHPLGYIATDVYGRFQRMTGHNVLHTLGFDAFGLPAEQYAVQTGTHPRVSTEANIVQMRAQLRRLGLGHDQRRTFATIDTSYYKWTQWIFLQIFNSWYDEEADRARPIDELVAEFESGRRRTPEGRAEWSALDRTERADLLGDYRLAYASDAPVNWCPGLGTVLANEEVTAEGRSERGNFPVFKAKLRQWNMRITAYAERLLNDLDSLDWPEAIKLQQRNWIGRSEGARVDFPVDTAHGEEHAAITVFTTRQDTLFGATYMVLAPEHDLVSGEGHAASIVPDAWPEGTHEVWTGGHATPAEAVAAYRAQAAAKSDVERQAEAKDKTGVFTGAYATNPVSGERVPVFIADYVLMGYGTGAIMAVPAHDHRDFEFARAFELPMRCVVEPSDDRGTDPATWDEAFVSYDARIVNSAGQRVVLDGLGVVEAKAKITEWLEAQGIGAGTVNYRLRDWLFSRQRYWGEPFPIVYDEEGVAHAVPESMLPLELPEVDDYSPRTFDPDDAHTSPETPLSRNEDWVNVTLDLGLGDGPRKYRRETNTMPNWAGSCWYELRYLDPYNDQRLVDPAVERYWMGPRDGLPNGGVDLYVGGSEHAVLHLLYARFWSKVLFDLGHVSSAEPFHKLFNQGMIQAYVYRDSRGIAVPAAEVEERDGAYFHQGEKVSRTLGKMGKSLKNAVTPDEICAEYGADTLRLYELATGPLDVSRPWDTRAVVGQYRLLQRLWRNVVDESTGEIAVTEDEPDEATLRALHKAIDGVRQDLSGLRFNTAIAKITELNNHLTKQPEVSRRVAEGLVLLIAPLAPHVAEELWRRLGHESTVVYEGFPVADPAYVVDETVTCVVQVKGKVKARLEVAPSITDAELEEAALAEPAIVAALGGSPARKVIVRAPKLVNVVPG; encoded by the coding sequence ATGAGCGAGACCACGACCGCCGCCGAGACCGCGGCCCCCCATCGCTACACGGCGGCACTGGCCGCCGACATCGAGGCGCGCTGGCAGGACTTCTGGGAGAAGCACGGCACGTACGAGGCGCCCAACCCCGGTGACGGCGCCCTGGGCGGCGATCCGGAGACGGCGGCCAAGCCCAAGAAGTTCATCATGGACATGTTCCCGTACCCCTCGGGCGCCGGCCTGCACGTCGGCCACCCGCTGGGCTACATCGCCACCGACGTCTACGGCCGCTTCCAGCGGATGACCGGCCACAACGTCCTGCACACCCTGGGCTTCGACGCGTTCGGGCTGCCCGCCGAGCAGTACGCCGTACAGACCGGCACGCACCCGCGGGTGTCCACCGAGGCGAACATCGTGCAGATGCGGGCGCAGCTGCGTCGGCTGGGCCTGGGCCACGACCAGCGCCGTACGTTCGCGACGATCGACACGTCGTACTACAAGTGGACGCAGTGGATCTTCCTGCAGATCTTCAACTCCTGGTACGACGAGGAGGCGGACCGCGCGCGGCCGATCGACGAGCTGGTCGCCGAGTTCGAGTCCGGGCGGCGCCGGACGCCCGAGGGCCGCGCCGAGTGGAGCGCGCTGGACCGTACGGAGCGCGCCGACCTGCTGGGGGACTACCGGCTGGCGTACGCCTCCGACGCCCCCGTGAACTGGTGCCCCGGGCTGGGCACCGTCCTGGCCAACGAGGAGGTCACCGCCGAGGGCCGCTCCGAGCGCGGCAACTTCCCCGTCTTCAAGGCCAAGCTGCGGCAGTGGAACATGCGCATCACCGCGTACGCCGAGCGGCTGCTGAACGACCTGGACTCGCTGGACTGGCCCGAGGCGATCAAGCTGCAGCAGCGCAACTGGATCGGCCGCAGCGAGGGCGCGCGCGTCGACTTCCCGGTCGACACCGCGCACGGCGAGGAACACGCCGCGATCACCGTCTTCACCACCCGGCAGGACACCCTGTTCGGTGCGACCTACATGGTGCTGGCCCCCGAGCACGACCTGGTGTCCGGCGAGGGCCACGCCGCCTCGATCGTGCCGGACGCCTGGCCGGAGGGCACCCACGAGGTGTGGACCGGCGGCCACGCCACGCCGGCCGAGGCGGTCGCCGCGTACCGCGCGCAGGCCGCCGCCAAGTCCGACGTCGAGCGGCAGGCCGAGGCCAAGGACAAGACCGGCGTGTTCACGGGTGCGTACGCCACGAACCCGGTCAGCGGCGAGCGCGTGCCGGTCTTCATCGCCGACTACGTGCTGATGGGTTACGGCACCGGCGCCATCATGGCCGTCCCCGCGCACGACCACCGCGACTTCGAGTTCGCGCGCGCCTTCGAGCTGCCGATGCGCTGCGTCGTCGAGCCCTCCGACGACCGCGGCACCGACCCCGCCACCTGGGACGAGGCGTTCGTCTCGTACGACGCGCGGATTGTGAACTCGGCCGGCCAGCGGGTCGTCCTGGACGGCCTGGGCGTCGTCGAGGCCAAGGCGAAGATCACGGAGTGGCTGGAGGCGCAGGGCATCGGCGCCGGCACCGTCAACTACCGGCTGCGCGACTGGCTGTTCAGCCGCCAGCGGTACTGGGGCGAGCCGTTCCCGATCGTGTACGACGAGGAGGGCGTCGCCCACGCGGTGCCCGAGTCGATGCTGCCGCTGGAGCTGCCCGAGGTCGACGACTACTCCCCGCGCACCTTCGACCCGGACGACGCACACACCTCGCCCGAGACGCCGCTGTCCCGCAACGAGGACTGGGTGAACGTCACCCTGGATCTGGGCCTGGGCGACGGCCCGCGCAAGTACCGGCGGGAGACCAACACCATGCCCAACTGGGCCGGCTCCTGCTGGTACGAGCTGCGCTATCTGGACCCGTACAACGACCAGCGCCTGGTCGACCCCGCCGTCGAACGGTACTGGATGGGCCCGCGCGACGGCCTGCCGAACGGCGGCGTCGACCTGTACGTGGGCGGCTCCGAGCACGCGGTGCTGCACCTGCTGTACGCGCGCTTCTGGTCGAAGGTGCTGTTCGACCTGGGGCACGTGTCCTCGGCCGAGCCGTTCCACAAGCTGTTCAACCAGGGCATGATCCAGGCGTACGTCTACCGCGACAGCCGCGGCATCGCCGTACCGGCCGCCGAGGTGGAGGAGCGTGACGGCGCGTACTTCCACCAGGGCGAGAAGGTCTCCCGGACGCTGGGCAAGATGGGCAAGTCCCTGAAGAACGCCGTCACTCCGGACGAGATCTGCGCGGAGTACGGCGCGGACACGCTGCGCCTGTACGAGCTGGCGACGGGCCCCCTGGACGTCTCCCGGCCCTGGGACACCCGCGCGGTCGTCGGCCAGTACCGGCTGCTGCAGCGGCTGTGGCGGAACGTCGTCGACGAGTCGACCGGCGAGATCGCCGTCACGGAGGACGAGCCGGACGAGGCGACGCTGCGCGCCCTGCACAAGGCGATCGACGGCGTACGGCAGGACCTGAGCGGGCTGCGCTTCAACACCGCCATCGCGAAGATCACCGAACTGAACAACCACCTCACCAAGCAGCCCGAGGTCTCCCGCCGGGTGGCCGAGGGCCTGGTGCTGCTGATCGCGCCGCTGGCCCCGCACGTCGCCGAGGAGCTGTGGCGCAGGCTGGGGCACGAGTCGACCGTCGTGTACGAGGGCTTCCCCGTGGCCGATCCGGCGTACGTCGTGGACGAGACCGTGACCTGCGTCGTTCAGGTCAAGGGCAAGGTCAAGGCGCGGCTGGAGGTGGCGCCGTCCATCACGGACGCCGAGCTGGAGGAGGCGGCGCTGGCGGAGCCGGCGATCGTCGCGGCCCTGGGCGGCTCGCCGGCCCGGAAGGTGATCGTGCGGGCGCCGAAGCTGGTGAACGTCGTTCCGGGGTGA